Proteins from a single region of Labedella gwakjiensis:
- a CDS encoding HPr family phosphocarrier protein: MAERNAVIASRVGLHARPASIFIAAVKEQSVPVTIAKGDGQPMPASSILSLLGLGASHGDTVTLRAEGEGAEEALEKLAAVLETDLDAE; this comes from the coding sequence ATGGCCGAACGCAACGCCGTCATCGCGAGCCGCGTCGGGCTTCACGCCCGCCCCGCCTCCATCTTCATCGCCGCGGTGAAGGAGCAGTCCGTGCCCGTCACCATCGCGAAGGGCGACGGCCAGCCGATGCCGGCGTCGAGCATCCTGTCCCTCCTCGGACTCGGTGCGTCGCACGGCGACACCGTGACGCTGCGCGCCGAGGGCGAGGGCGCCGAGGAGGCGCTCGAGAAGCTCGCCGCGGTCCTCGAGACGGACCTCGACGCCGAGTAG